The DNA region TACTCGGCACTGATTCCAGCGCATTGGCATCATCAATGGATTCCACAGTTATTTTGGCCCAAGCCATGTTGAAAATTCTAAAAGAGTCGGATATGTGTGATCAAAGTAAGACCTTGTTCATCTACACTCAGATTAGTGAGCCGCGTTGGCATAGACATATGATGGATATAACGACGCAATTGTTATCTGATCTATCGGAGCCAAGGCAACTCTATTTTCAATATCCAATAGAGTACAAGCCATATAGACATGCTATGATCTTGTTAGTTGACGATCTTGAAGCTTTAAGATTCATCTGTGGCAGACTAAAAGCCACCAGCGATCTTTCGCATACAATTATCTATATGTCAGAGATCTGGCAACCCTATGCTTCAGAGGTACAGTCAGCACTTGATATGCTTTGGCATCTGAGTGTGCTTAATGTGGGCTTGATCCTTCGAAcaatgcaaaataataataatattgttaTGGTCACCTACTATCCCTTTAGTGCAGTCCATGGCTGTCAGGTGATAGTTCCAACTATTGTGAACCGTTATCAGACGAATGCTGGCAATTGGGCAAGCAGGGAATATTTTCCAGCGAAATTGCGTAACTTCTATGGCTGCACTTTGACATGTGCCACCTGGGAAGATATGCCATATTTGGTTTATCGACAACATTCCGACGATGATGTTGGTGATGGTAGCAACTTCATTGGCATCGAGGGAGCTCTATTGGAATTTCTGGcggaaaatttaaacttcacTGTCGGCCTTTACTGGATGAATAAGGAAGAGGTTTTGGCCACGTTCAATGAAACGGGTTGGATATTCGAAGATGTAAGTCACAGCATTTTCCACATGAATTGTTTTGTCTAATGATTATTTTCCTTTCACATTTTTAGATATTTCATAAACATGCTGATTTCTCTTTGGGAGGTTTTCATTTTAAGCCCAGTTCTGGTAATGCTCCAGTTCCTTATTCCCAATCCTCGTACTATTTCATGAGTCACATAATGTTGGTCACCAATCTACAGAGCGCCTACTCGGCGTATGAGAAATTAGCATTCCCATTTCATCCTCGCGTTTGGCTAGCCATTGGAGTGGTTATCGTGTCGATCTGCGTACTTATTCGAATGGCCCAGCATCTTTTGCATCCCATTCTGCCGGACATCAATTACTACTATCAACTTGTGGTCATTTCATTGGGTGGCAATCTACTGGTCTGCCATCTACCTCGTGGCAGTCTGGCACGTTGGCTACTTTTAATTTGGTTATTCACTTCACTTATATTACGCAGCGCCTATCAGTCGGGCATGTATCAAATGCTACGCAAAGATACCCAACGCAATCCCCCCCAGACCATAGCCGAGGTGATAAATAATGGCTACACCATTCGATTGGCCGAGACGAATGCTCAGCGTATACTTGCAAGTTTACCCGAATTGCGACCACAACAATTGCGCTATTTGAATGGCAGCGAACTGCAATGGTTTCCAGCCCTCGCCCGTAGTGGCGGCAATTCATCCCGCCTTATGGCCATTATTACGCCCTATGAATACTTTGGCTACTTTCGCAAAGTCCATCCGATGAGTCGACATTTGCATTTGGTAAAGGAACGCATATTCACTCAACAATTGGCCTTCTATGTGCGGCGACATTCGCATTTGGTTAGCGTACTCAACGATCAGATTCGTCATGCCCATGCCTATGGTTTTCTCGAACACTGGACCCGCCGTTACGTCAGTGCCGTGGATGAGACGGATGAGAGTATTGTACGTATTACATCGACTGTATCATATAGTACCCTAGATGGCATCGATGGTGAACCGCAAGTATCCgagaatgatgatgatgatgatgatgatgatgccgcCGACCTAGCTCCATCTGCTCATCCCGTAAAGCTAATGGTTCTCTCAATGCAAGAGTTGGCAGCTTTGTTTTGGCTTACCCTATGGGCGTTACTTGGTGCCATTTTGGTCTTTGTCATTGAATTATTCTTACATTTCATACAACGGAAAgtaaaactttaaataaaacacaGTTTTCCCTttaagaataagaaaaaaaaaagaaaaaaaaacaaagctaACTGGGACCACTTGGGATTGCATAAATAATTTAGGATTTATACtctgttttgtgtgtgtgcgtgtgtgttggAGGGAATGgctcaaaacgttttaattaaattacttCATTGAACAAAAGCAGATTACAGTTGCTTTCAATTCTAGCCAGAGCAACTCCATTGCCCCAAAAATCCACCCCAAACTTGTCCTCTTCGGATAGTTCGCTGGTCGTATCGTAAAAACgcaaaacgttttatctaaaagcgataaattttcaaaagcaACCAAAACTTGCTACTGCCATCAACCCGGCAGATCCCCGCCCCTCACCATTCCACTACCATTACCAGCTCCACAATCACCACAACCACCATCAAGACCACCACACCCACtcaaacacacagacacacacagacatcaATTTGGATGTCGCCTTCGACTGGTTACATGTAAGTGCCTTGCCGCTGCTTTGCTTATCGCCTTGCACATTTGTGCTTTTCCTCTGAAAATTTTTCGCAccacaaaaaagagaaaaaaaatagagagagaaaaaaaaaaaaacgggcTCTGTAATGGGCACCCATGACGTTGCCCACGACATCCCAACGGCAACGATGGCAAGTAGTCAAcgacatcgacatcgacatcgacatcgCCGAAGACGTTCTCGTTCTTGCTGCAAATTCAAGTAAATGTATTGAACTTAAGCTCATTGCCTGCCATCCGTTGATGTCGCCCACTTAGCCCCGCCCATCATCTTTAATACGCCGTGCTGTTTAGGAAAATACACACAAGTACACAGGGACGTAGATAGGATATTCAGGGGTCACTTTAGAGTTTTTGTGAACTGCTTCTGAAACTTTAAGCCCAAAATCAAAGATCTCGATGACTTAAACGATATACTTACCTATTCTTATTCTCCCCCCTCCTCTCGACCGCCATGCAacagacacactcacacacacatacactttatgctatatcttttctttgtttttttttgtgtaaaatgTTTCCTATTTTTTAGTTTCTGTTTCCATTAAGATCATGGCAAAGTTTTAAAGCATAACCCTTAATGAGGAGTGAATAtgttttatacatatatccttATCGTAAGCGAAACCCATGACAATCGTTAGATAATCTAACGAGTCATAAGCAACGAGTATTTCAAACGAGTAAATGGTTTTATGTAAATGATAAACGAGTAGAGCACTCGCCAAATGTTTCGtagaactttgcaaaaataaactaaaatacaaACATAACGAAACTTTTTTATCCCCTTACTACTTTTGAGGCGTTTTTTATACTGCACGTCGCCTCGTAGCCATCAGCCATCGGCTTTCGGTCTGGTGTGGTCTACTCTCTGGCAATTGCCACTGCCAGTGTCAATACTTTGGCTCGTTTGGCAATGAATTTTTATGGCGCGACTTTCACATCAGCGAGTGGCGAGCGGCGGATGGCGAACGGCGAACGGCAAACTAGAAAATCCCTGCAGTTGAAAGCCGAGACATGgctttgaaacaaaaacataatcATGACAAGATTATGCTAGAAATTCCACAGCAAATGTTTAAGTTAAAAGCAAAAGCTAAGATTGTAGTCGCTAAAATTAGCATTAGTATGAGAGTGTGAGTAGTAGAGTAGGAATTGTCATGCCTAATTGCTTTGACTGCAGCAACTGCCAATTTCCGGTCGCGAAATTACATCTAATTAGGTAATCAACACAATTACGGTGCAACCTGCGGCCACGGCCAAGTAGACAGGGCCACAGCACAGCATACTACAGGATGGCGATGCATGGTTAGTTGGATAGTCGGCTGGTTTGTTAGCCGTGGCCTCATAGTTGTTAAACGAGAAGCAAACGCAACGGAAGTTGTCCAGACGCACAGATACAATGCAGCTGacgttgatgatgatgatgatgatggtgatggtgatgaCGACGAGACGGCAATGTTGGGTATACAGCCGCCACATCCGCcaaatgtggcaaaacaaaaataaaaggccTTTTTTTCTCAAAGAGTTCCTTCTTGTAGCaccttttgcttttatataatttgATGTGTTCATTGATCTAGTTacctctctctttcgctctctctctctctctctctgggaCACATGTGTTGAGCAACTTACCTATAATATATGCACATAAGTACCAATATATATACAGTTATTCACTCAATTATCGTACGAACCATTCGTTAGCTCATTATGACTCCTACTGCAGGCAATACTCAATATCGTCCAGGTGTTCCATCACCCGCTTTTAACGCCTCCCTATGCCCGTTTAATATACCCTACCTGCCTTAATATCCTGTGTCAACTGTTGTCCattcaatttgcatttttgcaattatttcaattaaatcgacgaaaatacaaaaagaagaaaacaataTCTGTCCTGCTCTCAAGGCAAAGACTTCACAACGGCTGGAAAATTGACCTAGGGGCAAGTCATCATGAAAGTCGTGCAGGTGCCGGCAACGGCGGGAGGAGggataaaatataatttcctCGCGCCGGATGTAACAATGAATTCGCATTAATAAGTGCATATATACAggaatatatgtgtatgtacatatgtacacacagATATCCGTAAATACGTATACGCATACGTCTACTTATATATTGTAGGACGGACATGTTTACGATTTTTGAGCTCATGCTCTCTCACCGGGCGGCCTCGGCACAACGTGGTTGTCGTCGTCCCTTTGTGTGTCGACTGCTGCGTGCTTTCCGGTGAGTAAATTGATATGTTTCACTCCAAACCCTCCCTCTGCCCACCACCGCCACAATGAAGTCGCCAAACAAAAACCGCAATGAATCCAATGGGCGTAGTCAGAATCTTATTCAGGGGCacacaaaattttttattgcctACATTGTGGCAAGACAATTTTAATTAGAAAAATGCAGAAATCTATTTCTATGCTTTAAAATCATACTCTTATAGAGGTAAGCCCCCCTTTTAAGTCAGAAAATTGTCTAAATGATAAGAAAGACTTAAGGGAAAACTCTAAGGGACGTAACCTTGTGTCCATAATTGCTTCGCTTGTGACACTTTTTAgtaaaaaatcttaaaatttTAAGTTGACAAATTATTTCttcaacatacatatataaagaatatttatattcatttagAATTTAAGATTTAGTTGTACGTCTTTTAGTTTGTTTGACTGAAATCGATtcaattaaagttttttttgcttattaaAAGAGGTTTTTCTTAACGGGGTCAGTCTAGGAACCAAATACTTACTTTTGCCAGGATCAATAGTGGGTTTTGATTATCCTTGATGTTCCATGCCTGTGTCTGAATGATGACTGTGCTCCGTCCATGTTGAGATTGTCGCCATGAATGGCTGGCTAATTTTGTAGAGCAACGGGCGTGCGTTCGTTTTTAACCGTAttaatatgcaaaaaaaaaagaaaaaaaaaacagaataataataatataaaaaatcaaaaaaaaaaaaaaaaggaagaagaaaaataagaaatgaaCGAAAGAATACGCTTGAAACAGGAGCAAGCGGTGAAGTTCTCATAAAGAAAtgaaagcaaacaaatttcattgtAGCCGAGAGCGTGACACATAGCAGGCAGTCCCTTTGTCTAGCAGTCTGTCtggcagtcagtcagtcagccacgCGGTTGGTTCTTCTTTCTTCAGTACCCTTCATTTCGTTTCTTCTGTCCTTGTcctgtgtatgtatgtatgtgccaTTCGAAATTGGATTTGCCTGCACTACAGGCGGCGGATTTTCAGTTATAGTACCACGGCGCGTATGGGTAATATGATTATTATACGCTGCATGACACTTTTTCTCTTGTCCCTTGTTTTCTCCTGTGTTTCTTTACGCATATTTCCGTGGGCGTGCAgtaaaaatgaatttatatgATTTGAATAATAATTGAATTAGAAAATcatgcaaaaaataaaaaaaaactcggTTCAGTATAACAAAGACTGAGAGACTGAGGAAAGAGAGATACGTATACGCAATATTTTGTACAATCGccattgaaaatatttatgcatatCTTTTTCTTTAAGACTAATACCTTAAAGACTTGACGGCATTTCGTAATTAAAGATAATCGACATTGCTATCCTTTAGCGAATTGCTAAATTAAGCAAACGTAGTAGCCTCGCCACCTAACCTCATGCGCCATTTTGCATGTCAAGAAGGGGGCAACGTTAAGACTAAAGTGTCTTTGTCGAGTGATAGAAAGTGCAGCCGCGCACAGTGGTTCAATGTCGTTCAAAAAATGCAATACCTTTTATGCATTACGCATAGATCGggcataaatatttgaaaaccAATCTAAATGCGTCTTTGTAGCTCTTAAAATAgcaagttttttaatatttatctggcttaattttcatttatgaTCACTTATGATGTAATTATTTTAAAGGGTTTTCCAACCTTTCACAGACTTTTAACATCTTTGCATTATTTTGACAAAGTAAAtgcataaatataataaaagttaattctcttaaatatattttgaaactATAACGTTCTTTGggttagatttttttttgagatatTTTGACCAGTGTTCTGCCAACATTTTCCCTATAATGCGAACGACATTTGTCGCCTTCAAATGGTTAACAAGTTTCTGCAAACATCGACAGACAGACATCATTACTTActgccgttgccgttgtcgttgtcaTCTCCACTTCGTTGAGTACTTGAGACCTACTTGTCCCCTCCCCCCCTCCCATTATCTAGGGTACTCCATTCTggcaatgtgtgtgtgtgtagtaaCCCACTCCATGCCACGCCATTCACGTAATCATGTGAATCCGTTTAAACTGTCGAAGTGTATTGTGCGTCATTATTCTCTTTCGTTCCATTAGACTTGAATAGTTTTTCCATAccaaaaatagagaaaaaaaaaatagatatatatacatatatatctatggaagaaaaacgaaaagaagtGACGGCAAACGCAAATCGCAGCGCATCGccttatcatcatcatttgtTGCTAGTGCAACGACTGCGGCCATGGCTAAaagtgtgtgggtgtgtgtatgtgtgggtgtatattagtgtgtgcgtgtgtgtgtgagtgcacTGCACTTGCTCATTTCCagttttttcctcttttaaGTCAAAGTTCCACTTCTTTATAATGACAcgcaaatgcattttcactcAAGTACTCAACGATTTTTCATTCCTGATCATTATAATTTACTTACAATtctaaaatacttaaatatattaaatatcaactgtttttgtctttttatagaCCAAGCAAGCTCCTTCTCTTCAACTGATGAGTGAATATTACAAATTTAACAATTACTGTAGGTATAATATCTCAGAAAAAGGGAAGACTAAAGCGGCGGAAAGCTGGAAGTATAAGAAAACAAACTAATTTTCTGTGATTTCTCTTTATGTTTGagcacaattttttttcgaatatattaaaatttgatGCTTCAACTCTAAACCTCTGACATTTCTTGATATTTTCTGTCCAAGTTATTTGGTTAGATATTTTTTCACACTCTTAATACTCTTTATATTAGTTAGCTAGATATATTTTCTCATATCTTAATACTCTTTAGATTAAAATGGTAGGCCAAAAGCCGCCACATTCAGTTAATTCCGAATGAGTGGTCTGTTCATTGGCTTGGcttaataaattcaatttttatttctgttttatttttgttttgacatATAATTGTGGCCAATTTggtttaattgtttttattaagaGTTCGTTGgccagcaaaaacaaaaccaaaaacaacacacaatagcaacaacaattgtcCATAAATAAATCacttaacaaattttattgagcCTCGATTCTTGTTGCAAtcgaaaattgcattttaaatgcaatatatacacacaattGAAAATTGCCATAACACAATAAGTATGCGTGTGTgcgtttatatttttatatatacatacaaatatacttaaatatttgtgGGTGTATAATTGAGGGCAAGCGTCTCATTATAAAGATCAATGGCAAAAATATGCCTACAGAAAACACATTTTGAATGTAAATTGTTGCACATTTTGTATTGACCGTACAAACAATCAAATTATTGTAACATTAAAGAAGAAACATAAGTTATAAGCCACATGCGGAAGTCCAACAGAATAGACCGATGTAAAACGTTCGAAATAATGATTCTTCTCCTTATTGTGGTCCAGTTATAATGCTCTGGTAAGTTCTAACATCTCCTGGTCCCCTTATGTATTGGTATTGGTAAGTAGTAATTGCGATGTGTAAATCGTTTAGCCTTCTATGCAAGGCCAATTGCCAATGTATGAAATAAGGTTTGATGGATAATGGGTAATGGGTAATTAAACAGCAGGAGTAGGAATGTGTCTAGGTTCTGGTATTCTTTTTCTTCGAGTCTCCATTTTTCCTCTTGGCTGTGTAAACATAAAGTGCAATGATATCCGTCTTAAAATCGCCTTAAGGCACACCGTAGGAGTAGTATCAACAAGTATTTGTAACAAATTACGTCGATTAATAACGCATCTGCAAGATAGCAAAACATTCTCAACTGAATATATCTGCAGAGCTCCTTCAAGTCCAACTTACCCATTTGTAACAAGATGTTagagtatatatgtatatatattatgtatatttgaGGTCCCTAAAACTGGGGGATCATCGAGGTAACACAACGTTCGCAAGGGGCTGCAGCACTTCAGAAgtgttttaaaagtttaatcTGAAATAATACTCGAGGACTCGGTGTCGaattttgttatatatatttgcacTTTTATACCTTTTGAactttgtatatttttgtttttgtttttcaatgtttttgaaaataatcTGAAAAATAACACTGGAAATTTAGATGTTTGTTCCCCGACTGAATGAAATATAATGAACTAAACATTGGCTCCAGCTAAGGGGGTACACAAAAATTTGACATTTGAGTTCACCATGCCTACTAGATTGAGTACATTTGAATTGAATTCACTATGCCTACTAGATTGAGTACATTTGAATTGTAACGAAATCTGGAAATAGTGAGGAGATTTTTGGGAGGTCTGTTCACTCTATTAGAGTAATGTCGTGAGTTTCTAAAGTTGTTTATAACGCAAAAAAGAAGATGTTTCCACTTCAAgtaatgtatacatatttttttgtttaacatgAAAAGCCAAGTCGTCAAAGGAGTTTCCGTTTGTCCACCaatttaaaagcaaatttGATGAAACTTGGTGGTATTTTAGCTTTTGAAAACCTCTATgacttaaaataaaaaaacatgtTTGAGTAAAACCACTAAATCATTTAGTACCATACAAAAAATTGGCGATAAACTTGCGGAATCTTTGTGAAAATTGTGGTAATGAGAGGTAATGAGTTTTTGGATCGTATAAATAGAACCTAAGTTATAGCCAGTATAAATCGGGCCTGATTTCGTGAAATCATTAGAGTGAAACAAATAGAAATGCAATgctatttgtttatatataagCTTTATATGTAAGCGTTTGAATGAACAATAGCCAAAGTATCTTATTTCCACACAGCCGCATCTTGTTTCCACACAGCCGCATCTTATTTCCACACATCCCCATCTACTGCGGTTATAGAGTTTAGATGTCTTAAAATTTTCCCTATCATTCCACCGACAACTGTGACAATTCGATtgtcaatttcaattaatcaATGAAAATGCCAAAATCAATTCTAACAAGAAATGAATggaaattaaatgaaagttgcTGTCATTGCCCACAAAAACAAGTTTGGCCAATTAAAGTAAACCACCGAAGAGTTTCAAAAGGGGCCTTAAGATTGCGATGATGGATGATGcccatacatatatgtatttacttaAAGTCGGCTTATGTTACAAGTAAAACATTGTGCGACCTAGATCTTTATTTAATTCCAATACGCAAACACACTTGTTTATAATTTATCTAAAGACAAGAAGAAAACGCGCAGAGAAAAACACAtcacaatatatataaatatatatatatacatgtatgtatatctatcgAACTGTCATCAGTTTATTGCGAATCCTGCTTCATTTCAAGTTGATCATCTTTGTTGGGGACAATTTTCTTGTTTAGTTTCTTTTTGTACTCTTGATCTAAACGCTCTTTGGCCCTAAATACTTTTGATTGCAGATAAAACGAGCCACCGGTTAATTTACAATTCACTTTAAACAAATGCGTATAATTATGTTCAATTTGATCGCGATCCTCGATATTTGACACATTCAGTATCTGTTGGGCTTCACCTAGGGTCATTCCTTTAACGGGCGGATCGTCCTTATTTATGGATCGCCCGTTAACCGCTCGATGATACCGGGCAGCCTCTGCGGAGGCTTCAATTTCCTGGCGAATAGCCTTGACAAAGGCTCTGCCCACTGATTGGGTGCCATATATCAGAATGCGTGCTAAATGTTTGGccataataaacaaaatatccttcttttcttttgccacaaacaaaatatgcgAATTTTGGtgttatttgtgtttttttgtgtgttttttgttttgtttttgtgtataccaaaaaaactttttaaaaatttattccgCAAATGTGGAAAAATGTGTGAAAAGTGAGAGGAACACTACGAAATGTTCATTTGTGTGTGCCTACTGATAAAATTTcacattattttatttttgatccGAATTGCAAAGGGCTTTGAGTTTTTTGGagcatttttcttttgtatgcTTGTTAGAGATCTTGAATTGGTTTAGTAGATTCAAAGTTAATATTATGCATTTTGTCCTCTtagaaaattgttgaaattatctacatacatacatacatt from Drosophila willistoni isolate 14030-0811.24 chromosome XL unlocalized genomic scaffold, UCI_dwil_1.1 Seg141, whole genome shotgun sequence includes:
- the LOC6649162 gene encoding uncharacterized protein LOC6649162, translated to MQQIFYHLLVVSSYFLLGTDSSALASSMDSTVILAQAMLKILKESDMCDQSKTLFIYTQISEPRWHRHMMDITTQLLSDLSEPRQLYFQYPIEYKPYRHAMILLVDDLEALRFICGRLKATSDLSHTIIYMSEIWQPYASEVQSALDMLWHLSVLNVGLILRTMQNNNNIVMVTYYPFSAVHGCQVIVPTIVNRYQTNAGNWASREYFPAKLRNFYGCTLTCATWEDMPYLVYRQHSDDDVGDGSNFIGIEGALLEFLAENLNFTVGLYWMNKEEVLATFNETGWIFEDIFHKHADFSLGGFHFKPSSGNAPVPYSQSSYYFMSHIMLVTNLQSAYSAYEKLAFPFHPRVWLAIGVVIVSICVLIRMAQHLLHPILPDINYYYQLVVISLGGNLLVCHLPRGSLARWLLLIWLFTSLILRSAYQSGMYQMLRKDTQRNPPQTIAEVINNGYTIRLAETNAQRILASLPELRPQQLRYLNGSELQWFPALARSGGNSSRLMAIITPYEYFGYFRKVHPMSRHLHLVKERIFTQQLAFYVRRHSHLVSVLNDQIRHAHAYGFLEHWTRRYVSAVDETDESIVRITSTVSYSTLDGIDGEPQVSENDDDDDDDDAADLAPSAHPVKLMVLSMQELAALFWLTLWALLGAILVFVIELFLHFIQRKVKL
- the LOC6649060 gene encoding mitochondrial import inner membrane translocase subunit TIM16, which gives rise to MAKHLARILIYGTQSVGRAFVKAIRQEIEASAEAARYHRAVNGRSINKDDPPVKGMTLGEAQQILNVSNIEDRDQIEHNYTHLFKVNCKLTGGSFYLQSKVFRAKERLDQEYKKKLNKKIVPNKDDQLEMKQDSQ